A single window of Flagellimonas maritima DNA harbors:
- the gldM gene encoding gliding motility protein GldM gives MASGKQTPRQKMINLMYLIFIAMLALNMSKEVLAAFGIMNEKLETSNIKTTESNDNFLASLETKAGEDEVKYGELYQNAQQIKSLSQEYFDYLESLKKGMTENLEDAKDYARMDNSDYLDQKLFQGDNLSSEGKEFMKRITEYRTQVAAIAPPSLKGAINTRFKTGGEDGKVEKRDGTRQDWINYHYEGYPLVASLAKLTALQADVKATEEDALKSMLEGELTEQVSLTNFATSLLASKSAFYNGDKYDGKIIISKTDKTSTPVKAELTLDGRKLTEGKDYKLEAGGVQMLIGAGSPGDHEIVGTMYFMQDGEEIPVEVKNSFATISKPNAAVIAADKMNVVYRGVANPMTISIPGIPDNKVSASAPGLTRRAGSKYIMNPGKGREVTISASGVLPDGQRISTPATFRIKDIPRPGGTVRGEAGSVKMPRKNLEISTVGAMLEDFDFDLNLAVSGFKFKVPGQPTIVVNGNKLDGRAKSALKRAKRGEAVQIFDIKAYISNNKTYKLKKVSPVVVELTN, from the coding sequence ATGGCATCAGGAAAACAAACACCACGTCAGAAGATGATCAACCTTATGTATTTGATCTTCATCGCGATGTTGGCCTTAAATATGAGCAAGGAAGTTCTTGCGGCGTTCGGGATAATGAACGAAAAACTTGAAACTTCCAATATTAAGACTACAGAAAGTAACGATAACTTTTTGGCGAGTCTTGAAACAAAAGCCGGAGAAGACGAAGTCAAATACGGTGAGTTATATCAAAATGCACAACAGATAAAAAGTTTATCTCAAGAGTATTTTGATTATTTGGAGTCCCTTAAAAAGGGTATGACCGAAAATCTGGAAGATGCTAAGGATTATGCAAGAATGGATAATTCTGATTATTTGGACCAGAAACTTTTTCAAGGAGATAATTTGTCTTCTGAAGGAAAAGAATTTATGAAGAGAATTACCGAGTATAGAACCCAAGTTGCTGCAATTGCACCACCATCTTTAAAAGGTGCTATAAATACACGTTTTAAAACAGGAGGTGAAGATGGCAAAGTGGAAAAAAGAGATGGTACAAGACAAGATTGGATCAATTATCATTATGAGGGTTATCCCTTGGTAGCTTCTTTGGCCAAATTGACCGCTCTTCAAGCAGATGTTAAAGCTACTGAAGAAGATGCGTTAAAATCAATGTTGGAAGGTGAACTTACCGAACAAGTTTCATTGACAAACTTTGCTACATCTTTACTTGCATCCAAATCCGCTTTTTATAACGGTGATAAATACGATGGTAAAATCATTATTAGCAAAACAGATAAAACTTCAACACCGGTTAAAGCCGAGTTGACCTTGGACGGTAGAAAACTGACCGAAGGAAAAGACTATAAGTTGGAAGCTGGTGGTGTCCAAATGTTGATTGGAGCCGGTAGTCCTGGAGACCATGAGATTGTTGGTACTATGTACTTTATGCAAGACGGAGAAGAAATTCCGGTAGAAGTTAAAAATTCTTTTGCTACAATTTCTAAGCCTAATGCAGCAGTAATTGCAGCTGACAAAATGAATGTCGTCTATAGAGGGGTTGCCAACCCCATGACCATATCCATTCCTGGAATTCCAGATAATAAAGTATCTGCATCTGCGCCTGGTCTTACCAGAAGAGCTGGAAGTAAATACATTATGAATCCAGGAAAAGGTAGGGAAGTTACCATTAGTGCTTCGGGAGTTTTACCCGATGGACAGAGAATCAGTACGCCTGCAACCTTCCGTATCAAGGATATTCCAAGACCGGGCGGTACAGTACGTGGTGAAGCAGGTAGCGTTAAAATGCCAAGGAAAAACCTTGAAATTTCTACCGTGGGAGCTATGTTGGAAGACTTTGACTTTGATTTGAACCTTGCGGTTAGCGGATTCAAATTCAAAGTGCCGGGTCAACCTACCATCGTAGTAAACGGAAATAAATTGGATGGAAGAGCTAAATCTGCTTTAAAAAGAGCGAAGCGTGGTGAAGCTGTTCAGATATTTGATATCAAAGCCTACATTTCAAACAACAAGACCTATAAATTAAAGAAAGTGTCTCCAGTTGTTGTAGAGCTTACAAACTAA
- the gldL gene encoding gliding motility protein GldL, translating into MAQSKSTKKLFNMAYGLGASVVIIGALFKILHWEFGPLTGGLLLAVGLITEALIFAISAFEPVDDEYDWSLVYPELNNGQSKGNKNDAQQAQEAEGLLSRKLDELLKEANIDSKLFTSLGDSIKNFEGAAKGIAPTTDAIQHTKKYSEELSHAAAQMESLNSLYKVQLESASRQASINEEVVQNAGALKDQMESLATNLSSLNGVYGGMLSAMSKN; encoded by the coding sequence ATGGCACAGTCAAAATCAACAAAAAAACTGTTTAACATGGCCTACGGGCTTGGAGCATCGGTAGTAATTATTGGTGCATTATTTAAAATCCTTCACTGGGAATTCGGACCACTGACCGGTGGACTACTGCTTGCTGTCGGACTTATTACTGAAGCATTAATATTCGCTATTAGTGCATTTGAACCGGTAGACGATGAGTACGATTGGTCTTTGGTTTATCCAGAATTGAACAATGGTCAATCCAAGGGGAATAAGAATGATGCTCAGCAAGCACAAGAAGCTGAAGGTCTTCTTTCCAGAAAACTGGATGAACTTCTTAAAGAAGCTAATATCGATTCCAAATTATTTACAAGTTTGGGCGATAGCATCAAGAATTTTGAAGGAGCTGCTAAAGGAATTGCTCCTACTACAGATGCAATTCAGCATACAAAAAAGTATTCTGAGGAACTGTCTCATGCTGCAGCTCAAATGGAATCTTTGAACAGCTTGTACAAAGTACAGTTGGAGAGTGCAAGCAGACAAGCTTCTATTAATGAAGAGGTAGTACAGAATGCTGGTGCTTTAAAAGACCAAATGGAATCTTTGGCCACCAACCTTTCTTCTTTAAACGGAGTTTACGGTGGTATGCTATCTGCCATGAGCAAAAACTAA
- the gldK gene encoding gliding motility lipoprotein GldK, producing the protein MRKLFFSSIALVFLLTSCGSKSRSKGELVGAKGKKWYPEKPYGMELIPRGSYVMGKAEEDQAKVLNAPTRTVTVRSFYMDDTEITNSEYRQFVEWVKDSIARTKLAILADELGIGPEDEGIGEYSFKDTDTTKISVYDKYMLDNYAGLGETGYEGRALNKDVDLVWDTSEYPDEYYSEVMDSLYIPEEESYNGQRTIDVTQLKYKYNWMDIESAARAKTARRKDFIKHEELEIYPDTTVWIRDFEYSYNEPMHNDYFWHDAYSDYPVVGVNWQQAKAFCSWRTKFKNDDQKSRGKQFVNQFRLPTEAEWEYAARGGIEGGTYPWGGPYVISDTGCFMANFKPQRGDYAADAALYTVEAKSFEPNDYNLYNMAGNVSEWTSSSFDQGAYEYLSTMNPNIGSSENKRKVIRGGSWKDVAYFLQVSTRDYEYQDSARSYIGFRTVQDYMGEEDSTRGQGLPN; encoded by the coding sequence ATGAGAAAGCTATTCTTTTCATCTATAGCACTTGTTTTTTTACTCACCAGTTGCGGTTCAAAATCAAGGTCAAAAGGTGAACTAGTCGGAGCCAAAGGAAAAAAATGGTATCCAGAGAAACCCTACGGAATGGAACTGATTCCCCGCGGCTCCTATGTAATGGGTAAGGCTGAAGAGGATCAGGCAAAAGTATTGAATGCTCCCACGAGAACAGTTACCGTACGTTCATTTTACATGGATGATACGGAAATCACGAATAGTGAGTACAGGCAGTTCGTTGAGTGGGTAAAAGATTCCATAGCCAGAACCAAGTTGGCCATTCTTGCTGATGAACTGGGTATTGGCCCAGAAGATGAAGGTATTGGGGAGTATTCTTTCAAGGACACCGATACAACCAAAATTTCAGTGTATGATAAATATATGCTCGATAATTATGCAGGTTTAGGCGAGACTGGATACGAAGGTAGGGCATTGAACAAAGATGTTGATTTGGTTTGGGATACTTCGGAATACCCAGATGAATATTATTCCGAGGTAATGGATTCATTATACATTCCTGAAGAGGAAAGTTATAATGGCCAGAGAACTATTGATGTTACCCAACTCAAGTACAAATATAATTGGATGGATATTGAATCCGCTGCAAGAGCTAAAACTGCAAGGAGAAAAGATTTTATCAAACATGAAGAGTTGGAGATATATCCAGATACAACAGTTTGGATTCGCGACTTTGAATATTCCTATAACGAACCTATGCACAATGATTATTTTTGGCATGATGCATATAGTGATTACCCAGTAGTAGGCGTAAACTGGCAGCAAGCCAAAGCGTTCTGCTCCTGGAGAACCAAGTTCAAGAACGATGATCAGAAAAGTCGTGGAAAACAATTTGTAAATCAATTTAGGCTGCCTACCGAAGCAGAATGGGAATATGCAGCAAGAGGAGGTATTGAAGGAGGTACGTACCCATGGGGTGGACCTTATGTTATAAGTGATACAGGTTGTTTTATGGCCAATTTTAAACCACAACGTGGAGATTATGCAGCAGATGCAGCACTCTACACCGTTGAGGCAAAATCATTTGAGCCAAACGATTACAATCTATATAATATGGCCGGTAATGTATCTGAGTGGACTAGTTCCAGTTTTGACCAAGGTGCTTACGAATACTTATCGACCATGAACCCAAACATAGGTTCGAGTGAAAATAAAAGAAAGGTTATCCGTGGAGGATCATGGAAAGACGTTGCTTACTTCTTACAAGTAAGTACCAGGGACTATGAATATCAAGATTCCGCAAGAAGTTACATCGGGTTCCGAACCGTTCAAGATTATATGGGTGAAGAGGATTCCACTAGGGGGCAAGGTCTTCCTAACTAA
- a CDS encoding formimidoylglutamase, producing MAFDFLVPIKDKVLAFSELLPPQALGKNIFKHTEKKGLPVFANATVAIFGVLESRNAFEKKQEKLDVGEIRIQLYKLMTGNWNSTILDIGDVEEGDTVADTYFVVKEIVAGLLEENIIPIIIGGTQDITFPTYRAFDKIRNMINLVSIDSRFDFGKEEELISSSSYMSKIITDKPNNLFNFSNIGYQSYFNAQEEVDLMERLFFDAYRLGDIAANVSLAEPVLRSADIVSLDLRAIRAAEMGLYKNFSPNGFTGREICAIARYAGISDKVSLFGIYEGENSIQAFQMIAQIIWYFIEGISFRIKEFPSSQSEDFTKFTVPTDTEELIFYKSHVTERWWVEVPTILPEHTKTNSSALLPCTEEDYLDACNQNIPERWFKAYRKGL from the coding sequence ATGGCATTCGATTTTTTGGTTCCTATAAAAGATAAGGTATTGGCATTTTCTGAACTACTGCCACCACAGGCATTGGGAAAGAATATTTTTAAGCATACAGAAAAAAAGGGATTGCCCGTCTTTGCAAACGCTACGGTAGCAATTTTTGGAGTGCTGGAATCAAGAAATGCGTTTGAGAAAAAGCAAGAGAAATTGGATGTTGGCGAAATTCGCATTCAGTTGTACAAGCTAATGACAGGTAACTGGAATTCCACTATTCTGGATATTGGCGATGTTGAGGAAGGGGATACGGTAGCGGACACATACTTTGTGGTCAAAGAAATCGTTGCAGGACTTCTTGAAGAAAATATTATACCTATTATAATAGGAGGTACCCAAGATATTACTTTTCCAACATATCGAGCTTTCGATAAGATCAGGAATATGATCAATCTGGTATCGATTGATAGCCGTTTTGATTTTGGTAAAGAGGAGGAATTGATTTCTTCAAGCTCTTACATGAGCAAAATCATCACGGACAAACCCAACAATCTTTTTAATTTTTCCAACATTGGCTATCAAAGTTACTTTAACGCCCAAGAAGAAGTGGATTTAATGGAGCGTCTTTTCTTTGATGCATATCGACTGGGTGATATAGCTGCCAATGTAAGCTTGGCAGAACCTGTTTTAAGAAGTGCGGATATAGTAAGTCTGGACTTAAGGGCAATACGTGCTGCAGAAATGGGATTGTACAAAAACTTTTCTCCAAACGGTTTTACGGGCAGAGAGATATGTGCCATAGCAAGGTATGCAGGTATCAGTGACAAAGTTTCACTGTTTGGTATATACGAAGGAGAGAACTCTATTCAGGCTTTTCAAATGATTGCTCAGATCATATGGTATTTTATTGAGGGGATTAGCTTTAGGATAAAAGAATTTCCTAGTTCCCAGAGTGAGGATTTTACCAAGTTTACCGTTCCAACCGATACGGAAGAACTTATATTCTACAAGAGCCATGTCACAGAACGTTGGTGGGTTGAGGTTCCAACAATTTTACCGGAACATACTAAAACAAATTCATCGGCGTTATTACCTTGCACTGAAGAGGACTATCTGGATGCTTGCAACCAGAACATTCCGGAAAGGTGGTTCAAGGCCTACAGAAAAGGACTTTAA